One Rhodothermus bifroesti DNA window includes the following coding sequences:
- the ppk1 gene encoding polyphosphate kinase 1: MPRQTVTRAPSVTDGQAAPGFAVPRATRPRSVPPGQPLNDPRLYFNRELSWIDFNWRVLAQAFDAHVPLLERVRFLAITYTNLDEFFRKRYGGLKRQEAAGVRQRSPDGRTPSEQLQLIREAIRPMYDAMYQLWREVLRPALAREAGVYLLDYTDLSAKQRVQLSQYFREKVFPVLTPLAVTPGQPFPLIANLSLSMAVLLRHPQQDTEYFAHVKIPTDRGRWVPLDAPLHFVPLEEVVRHHLHELFRGMEVLGAWTFRITRNADVLRAEEEAEDLIAMITEELRQRRFAPVVRMELEKDMPPTVRHRLMAELELSEADLYEANGPLNLGDCAALAELDLPNFKYKPWEPVVPMLLLQETEGRERRMLFDLLRQRDVLVHHPYESFTATVQRFLEEAASDPHVLAIKQTLYRTSSDSPIMKALMRAAEQGKQVAVLVEVKARFDEENNLEWGQQLERAGVHVTYGVTGLKTHAKVSLVVREEPDGLRTYSHIGTGNYNPETARLYADLGFLTSQPAIGHDLVNLFHFLTGYAPEQHYQKLLVAPRNLRPALVQLIRDEVHYQEQQGNGRIIAKMNGLDDLDLIQELYRASQAGVPIDLIVRGPCRLRPGLKGYSETIRVRSIVGRFLEHSRIYYFHHGGTPRFYIGSADWMRRNLDDRVEVLVPIENPALQQQLLRILQWALEDAYTAWELQADGHYLRRSPPPGTQPLGFQERLMQWVCPHLLERAKPPLE, translated from the coding sequence ATGCCGCGTCAGACCGTCACACGTGCTCCATCGGTAACCGATGGACAAGCGGCACCAGGATTTGCAGTACCGCGGGCCACCCGCCCTCGTTCTGTACCACCTGGCCAACCCCTCAACGACCCTCGGCTTTACTTCAACCGGGAGCTCAGCTGGATCGATTTTAACTGGCGCGTGCTTGCCCAGGCGTTTGATGCTCACGTTCCCCTGCTAGAGCGCGTGCGCTTTTTGGCGATCACCTACACTAATCTCGACGAGTTCTTTCGCAAGCGTTACGGTGGCCTTAAGCGCCAGGAAGCGGCCGGTGTACGCCAGCGTTCACCCGACGGCCGCACCCCCTCGGAACAACTACAGCTCATTCGAGAAGCCATTCGTCCTATGTACGACGCCATGTACCAGCTCTGGCGTGAAGTGCTGCGTCCAGCACTAGCTCGGGAAGCTGGCGTCTATCTCCTCGACTACACAGACCTATCCGCCAAGCAGCGCGTGCAGCTTAGCCAGTACTTCAGAGAAAAAGTCTTTCCTGTACTTACCCCCTTGGCCGTCACGCCTGGCCAACCGTTTCCGTTGATTGCCAACCTTAGCCTGTCGATGGCCGTTTTGCTGCGGCATCCCCAGCAGGATACCGAATATTTTGCCCACGTCAAAATCCCAACCGACCGAGGCCGTTGGGTCCCTTTAGACGCACCGCTGCATTTTGTGCCCTTGGAAGAGGTTGTGCGCCACCACCTACACGAGCTGTTCCGCGGGATGGAAGTCTTGGGTGCCTGGACTTTTCGCATCACACGAAATGCCGACGTGCTGCGTGCCGAAGAGGAAGCCGAAGACCTGATCGCCATGATCACCGAAGAACTGCGGCAGCGGCGCTTTGCCCCCGTAGTGCGCATGGAGTTGGAAAAAGACATGCCGCCGACGGTGCGACACCGCCTAATGGCTGAGCTTGAACTCAGCGAGGCAGATCTCTACGAAGCCAACGGTCCACTTAACTTGGGCGACTGCGCAGCACTGGCCGAACTTGACTTACCCAACTTCAAATACAAACCCTGGGAGCCTGTCGTCCCCATGCTCTTGCTGCAGGAAACAGAAGGCCGAGAACGTCGAATGCTTTTTGACCTGCTCCGACAGCGCGACGTGCTCGTGCATCATCCTTATGAATCGTTTACGGCCACGGTGCAGCGCTTTCTAGAAGAGGCTGCCAGCGATCCTCACGTACTGGCCATCAAACAAACGCTCTATCGCACCTCAAGCGACTCCCCGATTATGAAAGCGCTCATGCGCGCTGCCGAACAAGGCAAGCAGGTGGCCGTACTGGTCGAGGTCAAAGCCCGTTTCGACGAAGAAAACAACCTAGAATGGGGTCAGCAGCTCGAGCGAGCTGGCGTGCACGTCACCTACGGCGTAACCGGTCTCAAAACCCATGCAAAAGTGAGCCTCGTAGTGCGGGAAGAACCCGACGGCCTGCGTACCTACAGCCATATCGGTACTGGAAACTACAATCCAGAAACCGCTCGGCTATATGCCGACTTGGGATTCCTGACCAGCCAACCTGCCATCGGGCACGACCTGGTAAACCTCTTTCATTTTCTAACAGGCTACGCGCCTGAACAGCACTACCAAAAACTGCTCGTTGCTCCACGCAACCTGCGACCAGCCCTTGTGCAGCTGATTCGGGACGAGGTTCACTATCAAGAACAGCAGGGCAACGGTCGGATTATCGCCAAAATGAACGGCCTTGACGATCTCGACCTTATCCAAGAACTCTACCGAGCCTCTCAGGCCGGCGTACCTATCGACCTAATCGTACGCGGCCCTTGCCGCCTGCGACCAGGACTCAAAGGCTATAGCGAAACCATCCGCGTACGCAGCATCGTTGGCCGCTTTCTCGAACACAGCCGCATCTACTACTTCCACCATGGGGGCACACCACGCTTTTACATCGGCAGCGCCGACTGGATGCGGCGCAACCTAGACGATCGGGTCGAAGTGCTGGTCCCTATCGAAAATCCTGCACTGCAGCAACAACTCTTGCGCATCTTGCAGTGGGCCTTAGAAGACGCTTATACTGCCTGGGAACTCCAGGCCGACGGCCACTACCTTCGCCGCTCTCCGCCGCCTGGCACCCAACCTCTGGGCTTTCAAGAACGCCTGATGCAGTGGGTCTGCC
- a CDS encoding M4 family metallopeptidase, with product MKRIFRWLFLAGVFFIMLPLQAQPLKQEKRPLPPLPQRLDFPLIRTPQELQHVLRPSQGSLLRYGRPVGKLSLKPLPAKKSPRLQTLEGPKLYRAPNGTVRWMLGKLEQIASKRPQDAALQVADFLHRHRWLLRLEDPKAELKLQEISQDALGYTHLRFAQHYRGYPIWASELRVHLDASGQIYALNGAYEPTPTGLSELTPHLKATEAYAQATHDLRQKGRWRTPSPALREALKLDEAEPQLVLFRHNELGWRLAYEVDIRPNWLERYTYLIDAQTGTILHSFATHCTLKPLEAHTLPDEPKITVAAPFALQGSFVDAQAQDVLGNSRTLRVYHDPDSGYYMIWDLPSLDLSASRLPREPKGGAVVLNAQNQDLSSNTNLSQVSSPNNTWTDPVAVSAHWNHYLAFTFFRTHFNRNAIDGQGGTLLSVVHVTYGGQPMDNAFWNGRVMAYGDGNREFLPLAGNPDVGVHEMAHGVIEHTANLVYQFQPGALNESFADVFAALATGDFLLGEGIVRPETGKRALRDLKNPNGDHVLSRQPAHMSAYLNLDITQDNGGVHINSGIPNRAASMIIEQIGPEKAGQIYYRALSQYLTRNSQFGDLRQAIEQSTRDLYGEGAELQTVRQAFDAVGITLDVGQGGNPGNDLPAPQVQTSLIFFVLWDPFGYQYAGEIGVLDLTQPQNPQLALIDAVQARFTELENGALDVAQLSGTRDGRSLWFVDANGQLTAIDLTSGQIYSFDFYLREPGDLWNASISPDGSVAAIVSAYENDPTLYFWNGEQVFQLPLEPTSTMYVKVKTIAFPDVVNWSPNPALPRIVFDALNRMQLGGQPMSYWSAYEVDFAQNFEIYSLIPAQNPQISIGNPMYFPTNPDVIAFNVVIGDTADVVLLDYEQKRLLALGFPERTGGQVIDPLRPCFSPDGRLLMVTSPSKGWLVFDDTQQLGFIDISQIFGGVPFNAVWLGQLGQDRQNRPPVAVLRADSTVGLAPLTVTFDASASSDPDGDSLTFRWEFGNGATGSGQRTTHTFQSPGSYTVRLYVVDPWGAVGRDSVTIEVRQTLSDASPWPALPEQLTLKAWYPHPVRQSLTLQIGVPQAGTLWIQIYDVLGQEVWNQTLEAARGWQQVVLSLPKLAAGAYQLVLRQASHQLKRTVIIAP from the coding sequence ATGAAGCGCATCTTCAGGTGGCTTTTCCTGGCAGGAGTGTTTTTTATCATGCTTCCCCTTCAGGCGCAGCCTCTGAAACAAGAGAAGCGCCCGCTCCCGCCCTTACCTCAACGCCTAGATTTTCCCCTGATTAGAACTCCTCAGGAGCTCCAGCACGTGTTGCGCCCCTCGCAGGGCTCTCTGTTGCGCTACGGCCGTCCCGTAGGCAAGCTGTCACTGAAACCACTGCCAGCCAAAAAGTCGCCTCGGCTGCAAACCCTTGAAGGTCCCAAGCTTTACCGCGCACCCAACGGGACTGTCCGTTGGATGCTCGGAAAATTGGAACAGATAGCTAGTAAACGCCCTCAAGACGCCGCCCTCCAGGTTGCTGACTTTCTCCATCGACATCGCTGGCTACTGCGGCTAGAGGATCCCAAAGCGGAGTTGAAACTTCAAGAAATCAGCCAAGATGCGCTGGGCTACACCCATCTGCGCTTTGCACAACACTACCGAGGCTATCCCATTTGGGCTAGCGAGCTGCGCGTGCATTTAGACGCCAGCGGCCAGATTTATGCGCTTAACGGGGCTTACGAGCCTACCCCTACGGGTCTATCTGAGCTTACACCCCACCTCAAAGCTACCGAAGCCTACGCGCAAGCCACCCATGACCTACGCCAAAAAGGGCGCTGGCGCACACCTAGCCCAGCACTCCGCGAGGCGTTAAAGCTCGACGAAGCTGAGCCCCAGCTTGTGCTGTTTCGCCACAACGAACTCGGGTGGCGGCTGGCCTATGAAGTAGACATTCGCCCTAATTGGTTAGAGCGCTACACCTATTTGATCGATGCCCAAACAGGTACCATCTTGCACAGCTTTGCTACGCACTGCACGCTCAAACCCCTCGAAGCGCATACCCTTCCCGATGAACCTAAAATCACCGTTGCTGCACCTTTTGCCCTGCAGGGCAGCTTTGTTGATGCCCAAGCGCAGGATGTGCTTGGCAATAGCCGAACGCTTCGGGTCTATCATGATCCGGATTCTGGCTACTACATGATTTGGGATTTGCCTTCGCTGGACCTCTCTGCCTCGCGTCTACCCAGAGAACCCAAAGGCGGGGCCGTCGTGCTCAATGCCCAAAATCAAGACCTCAGCTCCAATACCAATCTTAGCCAAGTAAGCTCACCCAACAATACCTGGACCGACCCTGTGGCAGTCTCAGCCCACTGGAACCATTACCTGGCGTTTACTTTCTTCCGCACACACTTCAATCGCAATGCTATCGACGGTCAAGGCGGCACCCTGCTCTCCGTGGTTCACGTCACCTATGGCGGCCAGCCTATGGATAACGCCTTCTGGAACGGCCGCGTCATGGCCTACGGAGACGGGAATAGAGAGTTTCTTCCTCTAGCTGGCAATCCCGATGTTGGCGTGCATGAAATGGCGCACGGCGTGATCGAACACACTGCCAACCTGGTCTACCAATTCCAGCCAGGCGCGCTAAACGAATCCTTTGCCGATGTCTTTGCCGCTTTGGCTACAGGAGACTTTTTGCTCGGTGAGGGCATCGTTCGGCCAGAGACCGGTAAGCGAGCACTGCGCGACCTAAAAAATCCTAATGGCGATCACGTCCTAAGCCGCCAACCTGCACACATGTCGGCATACCTTAACCTGGACATCACCCAAGACAACGGTGGCGTACACATCAACAGCGGCATTCCCAACCGAGCCGCCTCCATGATCATTGAACAAATCGGCCCAGAAAAAGCTGGCCAGATCTACTACCGGGCCTTAAGCCAATACCTGACGCGCAATAGTCAGTTTGGCGACTTGCGGCAGGCCATTGAACAATCTACACGTGACCTCTACGGAGAGGGAGCAGAATTGCAAACCGTACGCCAGGCCTTTGATGCTGTTGGCATCACTTTGGACGTTGGCCAAGGCGGCAACCCCGGAAACGACCTGCCGGCTCCTCAGGTCCAAACTTCGCTGATTTTCTTTGTACTCTGGGATCCTTTTGGATATCAGTACGCGGGAGAAATCGGTGTCCTAGATCTTACCCAGCCACAAAACCCCCAGCTAGCTCTGATTGATGCTGTCCAAGCACGCTTTACCGAACTTGAAAACGGAGCGCTGGACGTGGCCCAACTCTCAGGCACGCGCGATGGCCGCTCGCTTTGGTTTGTTGACGCCAATGGCCAGCTTACCGCCATCGACCTTACAAGCGGCCAAATCTACAGCTTCGACTTTTACCTAAGGGAGCCGGGCGATCTGTGGAATGCCTCGATCAGTCCAGATGGTAGCGTAGCTGCAATCGTCTCTGCTTATGAAAATGACCCCACGCTGTACTTTTGGAATGGTGAGCAGGTCTTCCAGCTTCCGCTGGAGCCTACCAGCACGATGTACGTGAAGGTTAAAACCATCGCCTTCCCCGACGTAGTTAACTGGTCGCCCAACCCAGCCCTTCCACGCATTGTGTTCGACGCCCTGAACCGCATGCAGCTCGGCGGTCAACCCATGAGTTACTGGTCAGCCTACGAGGTGGACTTTGCGCAAAACTTTGAGATCTACAGCCTTATTCCAGCACAGAATCCCCAGATTAGCATTGGGAATCCGATGTACTTTCCGACCAATCCGGATGTGATCGCCTTCAACGTGGTGATCGGCGACACAGCCGATGTTGTGCTCCTCGACTACGAGCAAAAACGCCTGTTGGCCTTAGGTTTCCCCGAACGCACCGGTGGACAGGTGATTGACCCCTTGCGTCCTTGCTTTTCTCCCGACGGAAGGCTGCTCATGGTGACCAGCCCCAGTAAAGGATGGCTCGTGTTCGATGATACGCAGCAATTGGGCTTTATCGACATTAGTCAAATTTTTGGTGGCGTGCCCTTCAATGCCGTATGGCTAGGCCAGCTCGGCCAAGACCGCCAAAACCGACCGCCTGTTGCGGTCTTGCGGGCAGATTCCACCGTAGGCCTTGCTCCTTTGACGGTCACGTTTGATGCTTCGGCTTCTTCAGATCCCGACGGGGATAGCTTAACCTTCCGCTGGGAATTTGGCAACGGAGCTACCGGCAGCGGCCAACGTACAACGCATACCTTCCAATCTCCGGGCAGCTACACCGTCCGCCTTTACGTTGTTGATCCTTGGGGTGCCGTGGGCCGCGACTCTGTTACGATTGAAGTGCGCCAGACGCTCAGCGACGCCTCCCCATGGCCTGCACTACCGGAACAGCTGACGCTGAAAGCCTGGTATCCGCATCCTGTGCGGCAAAGCCTTACGCTGCAGATCGGCGTGCCGCAGGCAGGAACGTTATGGATTCAAATTTACGACGTCTTAGGCCAGGAAGTATGGAACCAGACTCTTGAGGCCGCACGCGGCTGGCAGCAAGTCGTGCTTTCGCTGCCCAAACTAGCAGCTGGTGCTTACCAGCTCGTGCTGCGCCAGGCGAGCCATCAGCTCAAGCGCACGGTAATCATCGCGCCCTAG
- a CDS encoding PspC domain-containing protein translates to MTTHMQQQPLRSETNPTGTLELEQLSDEELERLLFAEEAAAARNESIWNLPTLVGLLLLLVGTLYVLQQLGLWEGIDVSVLAGFLPWVAGLLIILIGFGLLSWRPRPRKPRKRASKKPFSELFEPSKKIFENLSATLSTSAESAASTLEQVGKKRLRKSRDRMISGVCGGIAEYFNVDPTLVRAAFVLGAIFSSGFPFIVLYLILAWIMPNPEPLEDPKDSTPHITIRPD, encoded by the coding sequence ATGACAACCCATATGCAACAACAGCCTTTGCGCTCAGAAACCAATCCAACCGGAACGCTTGAGCTGGAGCAACTGTCGGATGAGGAACTGGAGCGGCTTCTGTTTGCGGAAGAAGCGGCAGCTGCGCGCAACGAGTCCATATGGAATTTGCCCACCCTGGTAGGACTCTTGCTCCTCCTTGTAGGAACGCTTTACGTACTCCAACAACTTGGGTTGTGGGAAGGCATAGATGTAAGCGTACTGGCGGGATTTTTACCCTGGGTAGCTGGCCTTTTGATTATACTTATCGGGTTTGGTCTACTCTCCTGGCGGCCGCGCCCCAGGAAGCCACGTAAGCGGGCCTCTAAGAAGCCTTTTAGCGAGTTGTTTGAGCCGTCTAAGAAAATTTTTGAAAACCTAAGCGCTACGCTAAGCACCTCTGCCGAAAGTGCTGCCTCAACACTAGAGCAAGTAGGCAAAAAACGACTCCGAAAGTCGCGCGACCGAATGATTTCGGGCGTATGCGGCGGCATCGCGGAATACTTTAACGTCGATCCTACACTGGTTCGGGCAGCATTTGTGCTGGGCGCTATTTTCTCGAGTGGCTTTCCATTTATCGTGCTGTACCTGATTTTGGCTTGGATCATGCCCAATCCAGAACCGCTTGAGGATCCAAAGGACAGCACGCCGCACATTACCATCCGGCCCGACTAG
- a CDS encoding 5-formyltetrahydrofolate cyclo-ligase produces the protein METIAAQRKAALRERFRAFRMNLSAEAHQACSQAMVHHLMQLPELLQAQTVMLYWPLLERREIDLRPLAFWLWERGVQVALPVVVSTATGTPMLEARRFQTIAQLATGPWGLQEPYNTPRVPPETLDVVLVPALGAGRNGYRLGYGKGYYDAFLRGLAACTICPVYAACLVDFVPPEAHDVPIRILVTEHEILRLP, from the coding sequence GTGGAAACGATAGCAGCACAGCGTAAAGCAGCGCTTCGTGAGCGTTTTCGGGCGTTTCGCATGAACCTAAGCGCCGAGGCCCATCAAGCCTGCAGCCAGGCTATGGTACATCACCTTATGCAGCTTCCTGAGCTTTTGCAGGCCCAGACGGTGATGCTCTACTGGCCGCTGCTGGAACGCCGGGAGATCGACCTGCGCCCACTTGCTTTTTGGCTCTGGGAACGCGGCGTGCAAGTGGCGCTGCCGGTTGTGGTATCGACAGCGACAGGTACGCCAATGCTGGAAGCCCGGCGTTTTCAGACAATAGCGCAGCTGGCCACCGGCCCATGGGGGTTGCAAGAACCCTATAATACCCCTCGCGTTCCACCAGAAACACTCGACGTCGTGCTCGTACCCGCCTTAGGTGCCGGCCGCAATGGCTATCGCCTTGGTTACGGCAAGGGATATTACGACGCCTTTTTACGCGGTCTTGCTGCTTGTACCATCTGTCCAGTATACGCTGCATGCTTGGTTGACTTTGTTCCGCCCGAGGCGCACGATGTGCCTATACGTATTTTGGTGACAGAACACGAAATCCTCCGCCTGCCGTAA
- a CDS encoding carboxymuconolactone decarboxylase family protein, producing MEASAMPPDRIAAFEAYRERMHRRIFEKNHLGIKRFFHLDETAYHDGALDRRTKELLGLVASMVLRCNECIDYHLINCVRLGISDEELDDAMNIALVVGGSIVIPHLRHAVETVDLLRSRENPTE from the coding sequence ATGGAAGCTTCAGCTATGCCGCCTGACCGGATTGCCGCCTTTGAGGCTTACCGGGAGCGCATGCATCGTCGCATTTTTGAAAAAAACCACTTGGGCATCAAACGGTTCTTTCACTTAGACGAAACAGCCTACCATGATGGTGCTCTGGACCGGCGCACCAAGGAGTTGCTGGGTTTGGTTGCTTCTATGGTGCTGCGCTGCAACGAGTGCATCGACTACCATTTGATCAACTGCGTGCGTCTGGGTATTAGCGACGAAGAGCTCGATGATGCCATGAACATTGCGCTCGTGGTAGGAGGATCGATCGTGATCCCGCATTTGCGACATGCTGTCGAAACGGTCGACCTGCTGCGCAGTCGTGAAAATCCTACGGAATAA
- the ffh gene encoding signal recognition particle protein, with protein sequence MFESLTEKLEAALRSVTGQGRITELNIAETMREIRRALLEADVNYEVAREFTERVKEKALGTKVLASVSPGQQLVKIVYDELVQLLGAEQVDVKLSQQPPTIILVAGLQGSGKTTFCAKLAHYFKKKGHAPLLAAADVYRPAAVEQLKTLAATIPVPVYALEEDGRVVQDAVRVAREAVAQARRTARDIVIIDTAGRLHIDEAMMREVEQIKAAVRPHEILFVVDSMTGQDAVNTAKAFNERLDFDGVVLTKLDGDTRGGAALSIRSVVRKPIKFASTGEKLDALTPFYPDRMAQRILGMGDVISLVERAQEQYDARQAEKLQRKLRSADFNLEDFYEQLQRIKKMGSIRELVGMIPGLGRQVKDVEIDDEAFKHIEAIILSMTPEERRHPEIIDASRRRRIARGCGLEVSDVNQLLRQFQEMKKVMKSMSKLMGKGRAIDLRALLGGRM encoded by the coding sequence ATGTTTGAGAGTCTTACCGAAAAGCTGGAAGCTGCGCTAAGGTCGGTTACCGGACAAGGGCGCATTACGGAGCTCAACATCGCTGAGACGATGCGCGAGATCCGTCGTGCGCTGCTTGAGGCGGATGTTAACTATGAAGTGGCGCGGGAGTTTACCGAACGCGTTAAAGAAAAGGCGCTGGGCACCAAAGTCCTAGCCTCGGTTTCTCCAGGGCAGCAGCTTGTAAAGATTGTCTACGATGAGCTGGTGCAGCTTTTGGGTGCGGAGCAGGTCGACGTCAAGCTAAGCCAGCAGCCCCCAACCATTATTTTGGTGGCGGGTTTGCAGGGTTCGGGGAAGACGACTTTCTGCGCTAAGCTGGCTCATTATTTTAAAAAGAAAGGTCACGCGCCCTTATTGGCTGCTGCTGATGTTTACCGGCCAGCGGCTGTTGAGCAGCTCAAAACCTTAGCGGCAACCATTCCCGTTCCTGTCTATGCGCTTGAGGAAGACGGCCGCGTGGTGCAGGATGCCGTTCGCGTAGCCCGCGAAGCTGTGGCACAAGCGCGACGCACGGCGCGGGATATTGTGATCATCGACACCGCCGGCCGCTTGCACATTGACGAAGCAATGATGCGGGAGGTTGAGCAGATCAAAGCTGCGGTTCGCCCGCATGAAATCCTGTTTGTGGTTGACAGCATGACCGGGCAGGATGCGGTCAACACAGCTAAAGCCTTTAATGAGCGGTTGGACTTTGATGGTGTCGTGCTGACCAAGCTCGATGGCGACACGCGTGGCGGGGCAGCGCTTTCGATCCGCTCGGTGGTTCGCAAGCCCATTAAGTTTGCCTCAACGGGCGAAAAGCTCGATGCGCTCACGCCGTTTTATCCAGACCGCATGGCGCAGCGCATTCTAGGCATGGGCGATGTCATTTCGCTTGTTGAGCGTGCGCAGGAGCAGTATGATGCCCGACAGGCCGAAAAACTTCAGCGTAAGCTGCGCTCGGCTGATTTCAACCTAGAGGATTTTTACGAACAGCTCCAGCGCATCAAAAAGATGGGCTCGATTCGCGAGCTGGTCGGTATGATTCCGGGCCTTGGCCGTCAGGTTAAGGATGTGGAGATAGACGATGAAGCCTTCAAGCATATTGAAGCCATTATTTTGTCGATGACGCCGGAGGAACGCCGGCATCCGGAAATCATTGATGCCAGCCGTCGTCGGCGTATTGCGCGGGGGTGTGGCTTGGAGGTGAGCGACGTGAATCAGCTTTTGCGCCAGTTTCAGGAGATGAAAAAGGTGATGAAGTCGATGTCTAAACTTATGGGCAAGGGGCGGGCTATCGACCTTCGGGCGTTGTTGGGTGGACGGATGTAA
- the rpsP gene encoding 30S ribosomal protein S16: MAVKLRLRRLGRKKLPIFAIVAADARAPRDGRFIEDLGRYRPLEEPSHVELKLDRVLYWLEKGAQPTETVESILRREGVLLALHLRRRGVPEEEIQKAVAEHRARRYAKLQAQAKVTAADRKRAALEAERQRIAALEAEQARKKAEAEARKAAEKVQEEAAPTEAAAEASAEHPEQGAE; the protein is encoded by the coding sequence ATGGCGGTCAAATTACGTTTGCGTCGATTGGGTCGGAAGAAGCTTCCGATTTTTGCCATTGTTGCAGCCGATGCACGGGCGCCGCGCGATGGTCGTTTTATTGAAGATCTGGGGCGTTATCGGCCTTTGGAGGAGCCTTCGCACGTTGAGCTGAAGCTAGATCGCGTGCTTTATTGGCTCGAAAAAGGAGCGCAGCCTACCGAGACGGTTGAAAGCATTCTTCGGCGCGAAGGGGTGTTGCTGGCGCTGCACTTGCGGCGTAGGGGTGTTCCAGAAGAGGAAATCCAAAAGGCGGTGGCGGAGCATCGGGCTCGGCGCTACGCCAAGCTGCAAGCGCAGGCCAAGGTGACTGCAGCCGATCGAAAGCGCGCAGCGCTCGAAGCTGAGCGGCAGCGCATTGCTGCTTTAGAGGCTGAGCAGGCGCGCAAGAAGGCTGAGGCTGAGGCGCGTAAAGCTGCTGAAAAGGTGCAAGAGGAGGCCGCACCGACAGAGGCTGCTGCTGAGGCATCGGCTGAGCATCCAGAGCAGGGTGCTGAATAA
- the rimM gene encoding ribosome maturation factor RimM (Essential for efficient processing of 16S rRNA) produces the protein MATGPDDLLRMGYVVRAHGVRGAFKVIPETDDPTRFEHLEVVYLGRSAAEARPLRVQQVQYQPTRRGLLVLLQVEAIADRDAAEALRGQGVYARASDLPPLEEGEFYLHDLIGLQVETEVGEIVGTVAEVLEMPAHLIYVVTRPGRPQALIPGVEAFVRELDFERRRLVVRLIEGLLP, from the coding sequence ATGGCAACCGGCCCAGATGACCTGCTGCGCATGGGCTATGTTGTACGTGCGCATGGCGTTCGGGGTGCCTTTAAGGTGATTCCCGAGACCGACGATCCAACACGCTTTGAGCATTTGGAAGTCGTCTACCTGGGGCGCTCGGCAGCTGAAGCGCGTCCGCTACGGGTACAGCAGGTGCAGTACCAGCCTACGCGCCGTGGCTTGCTGGTCCTACTGCAGGTGGAGGCCATCGCAGACCGAGACGCTGCTGAGGCGCTTCGGGGACAGGGGGTGTATGCGCGTGCCAGCGACCTGCCCCCGCTAGAGGAAGGAGAATTTTACCTGCATGATCTGATTGGGCTGCAGGTAGAGACCGAGGTGGGGGAGATCGTGGGTACCGTGGCCGAGGTGCTAGAAATGCCGGCACACCTGATCTACGTGGTGACACGGCCGGGCCGCCCGCAGGCGCTTATTCCTGGGGTTGAAGCCTTTGTCCGTGAGCTAGACTTTGAGCGTCGGCGGCTTGTGGTGCGTTTAATAGAAGGGTTATTGCCGTGA
- the trmD gene encoding tRNA (guanosine(37)-N1)-methyltransferase TrmD — protein sequence MRIDIVTAFPDLVRGPLEYSILRRARMRGLVDIRVHDLRDYTTDRHRQIDDYPYGGGSGMVLKPEPIFRCIEAIQAEAARQGQTIDEVIYLTPDGQVFTQELATRLSLCQQLILLAGHYKGVDQRVRDALVTMELSIGDYVLSGGELPALVVVDAIVRLIPGVLGDASSALSDSFQDGLLDAPVYTRPAVYRGMAVPEVLLSGDHQRIAAWREAQRLEKTRQRRPDLLEKLELTTNDE from the coding sequence ATGCGTATCGATATTGTGACCGCTTTCCCCGACTTGGTTCGGGGACCCTTGGAATACAGCATCTTGCGCCGAGCCCGGATGCGCGGCTTGGTGGACATTCGGGTGCACGATCTGCGCGATTACACCACCGACCGGCATCGGCAAATTGACGACTATCCGTACGGGGGCGGCAGTGGGATGGTGCTTAAGCCTGAGCCCATTTTTCGCTGCATCGAAGCCATCCAGGCCGAAGCCGCCCGCCAAGGCCAAACCATTGACGAAGTGATCTATCTAACGCCCGACGGCCAGGTCTTTACTCAGGAGCTGGCCACGCGGCTTTCGCTTTGCCAGCAGCTGATTCTGCTTGCTGGGCACTATAAGGGAGTAGATCAGCGCGTGCGCGATGCGCTGGTTACCATGGAACTGTCTATTGGCGACTATGTGCTTAGTGGTGGTGAGCTGCCAGCACTGGTTGTGGTCGACGCAATTGTGCGCCTGATTCCTGGCGTGCTAGGGGATGCAAGCTCGGCGCTTTCTGATTCCTTTCAGGACGGTTTGCTCGATGCGCCGGTTTACACGCGGCCGGCGGTCTATCGGGGGATGGCTGTGCCCGAGGTGCTGCTTTCAGGCGACCACCAGCGCATTGCTGCCTGGCGCGAGGCCCAACGTCTAGAAAAGACGCGTCAACGTCGCCCAGATTTGCTTGAAAAACTAGAGCTGACAACAAACGACGAATAA